A DNA window from Myripristis murdjan chromosome 19, fMyrMur1.1, whole genome shotgun sequence contains the following coding sequences:
- the slc16a3b gene encoding monocarboxylate transporter 4 isoform X1, translating to MVVPLTSTHQQEKSMGGVALDDGPTGVKAPDGGWGWAVLVGCFVITGFSYAFPKAVSVFFKELIREFGVGYSDTAWISSILLAMLYGTGPLCSVLVNKFGCRPVMMVGGLFASLGMIMASFATSIIHIYLSTGVVTGLGLALNFQPSLIMLNRYFSEKRPLANGLAAAGSPVALCCLSPLGQVLQYNYGWRGGFLILGGMLLNCCACGALMRPLLPPKKLKSLEESGDGAVQEQKKPQPKKRLLDFSVFKDRGFLIYTIAASVMVLGLFVPPVFVVSYAKELKYEDTKSALLLTILGFVDMFARPTCGLIAGTKWMRPKTVYLFSFAMIFNGCTDLIGSQATTYVGLVVFCIFFGMSYGMVGALQFEVLMAIVGTEKFSSAIGLVLLMEAIAVLLGPPGAGRLLDATHNYMYVFLLAGCEVTLSAFILAIGNFLCIRKKQKEPEAKMEMAVTAAETEELRRSEDNEDSEVVHKGQNGKAGEVVNIVKGAVEEIKEGSPETSL from the exons atggtggtg CCTCTGACCTCAACCCATCAGCAGGAGAAGAGCATGGGAGGGGTGGCGCTGGACGACGGACCAACTGGGGTGAAAGCGCCAGATGGAGGGTGGGGCTGGGCGGTGTTGGTGGGCTGTTTCGTCATCACAGGCTTCTCCTACGCCTTCCCCAAGGCTGTCAGCGTGTTCTTCAAGGAGCTGATAAGAGAGTTTGGTGTTGGCTACAGTGACACCGCCTGGATCTCCTCAATACTGCTCGCCATGCTCTATGGCACAG GCCCTCTGTGCAGTGTGTTGGTGAACAAGTTTGGCTGTCGGCCGGTGATGATGGTCGGAGGGCTGTTTGCCTCGCTGGGAATGATCATGGCCTCCTTTGCCACCAGCATCATACATATCTACCTCAGCACTGGAGTCGTCACAG GATTGGGTCTGGCGTTGAACTTCCAGCCCTCTCTGATAATGCTGAACCGCTACTTCAGTGAGAAGCGTCCACTGGCCAATGGCTTAGCAGCTGCTGGGAGCCCTGTTGCCCTGTGCTGCCTCTCCCCTCTCGGCCAGGTCCTCCAGTACAACTATGGCTGGAGGGGGGGTTTCCTCATATTGGGAGGGATGCTGCTCAACTGCTGTGCCTGTGGGGCCCTTATGAGGCCACTGCTGCCCCCCAAGAAGCTCAAGAGCCTGGAGGAGAGTGGTGACGGAGCCGTGCAGGAGCAGAAAAAGCCCCAGCCAAAGAAGAGGCTGCTGGATTTCAGCGTGTTCAAGGACCGAGGGTTCCTCATCTACACCATAGCAGCCTCTGTTATGGTGCTGGGGTTGTTTGTGCCACCTGTGTTTGTGGTGAGCTACGCCAAAGAGTTGAAATATGAGGACACGAagtctgctctgctgctcaccATCCTGGGATTCGTTGATATGTTTGCTCGGCCCACATGTGGGTTAATAGCGGGGACGAAGTGGATGCGGCCAAAAACTGTCTACCTGTTCAGCTTTGCTATGATCTTCAATGGCTGCACTGACCTCATAGGCTCACAG GCGACCACCTACGTAGGTCTGGTGGTGTTCTGTATCTTCTTTGGTATGTCCTATGGCATGGTGGGAGCTCTGCAGTTTGAGGTCCTAATGGCCATCGTGGGAACAGAGAAGTTCTCCAGTGCTATTGGACTAGTGCTGCTGATGGAGGCTATTGCTGTGCTACTGGGACCCCCTGGAGCAG GTCGCCTGTTGGATGCCACCCACAACTACATGTACGTCTTCTTACTAGCAGGCTGTGAGGTCACGCTATCAGCCTTCATCCTGGCAATAGGCAACTTCCTGTGCATCAGGAAGAAACAGAAGGAGCCGGAGGCCAAGATGGAGATGGCTGTGACCGCGGCCGAGACAGAGGAGCTGAGACGCAGCGAAGACAACGAAGACAGTGAAGTGGTACACAAGGGACAGAACGGAAAAGCGGGCGAGGTGGTGAACATAGTGAAGGGGGCAGTGGAGGAGATCAAAGAGGGCAGCCCTGAAACGTCactgtga
- the slc16a3b gene encoding monocarboxylate transporter 4 isoform X2 produces MGGVALDDGPTGVKAPDGGWGWAVLVGCFVITGFSYAFPKAVSVFFKELIREFGVGYSDTAWISSILLAMLYGTGPLCSVLVNKFGCRPVMMVGGLFASLGMIMASFATSIIHIYLSTGVVTGLGLALNFQPSLIMLNRYFSEKRPLANGLAAAGSPVALCCLSPLGQVLQYNYGWRGGFLILGGMLLNCCACGALMRPLLPPKKLKSLEESGDGAVQEQKKPQPKKRLLDFSVFKDRGFLIYTIAASVMVLGLFVPPVFVVSYAKELKYEDTKSALLLTILGFVDMFARPTCGLIAGTKWMRPKTVYLFSFAMIFNGCTDLIGSQATTYVGLVVFCIFFGMSYGMVGALQFEVLMAIVGTEKFSSAIGLVLLMEAIAVLLGPPGAGRLLDATHNYMYVFLLAGCEVTLSAFILAIGNFLCIRKKQKEPEAKMEMAVTAAETEELRRSEDNEDSEVVHKGQNGKAGEVVNIVKGAVEEIKEGSPETSL; encoded by the exons ATGGGAGGGGTGGCGCTGGACGACGGACCAACTGGGGTGAAAGCGCCAGATGGAGGGTGGGGCTGGGCGGTGTTGGTGGGCTGTTTCGTCATCACAGGCTTCTCCTACGCCTTCCCCAAGGCTGTCAGCGTGTTCTTCAAGGAGCTGATAAGAGAGTTTGGTGTTGGCTACAGTGACACCGCCTGGATCTCCTCAATACTGCTCGCCATGCTCTATGGCACAG GCCCTCTGTGCAGTGTGTTGGTGAACAAGTTTGGCTGTCGGCCGGTGATGATGGTCGGAGGGCTGTTTGCCTCGCTGGGAATGATCATGGCCTCCTTTGCCACCAGCATCATACATATCTACCTCAGCACTGGAGTCGTCACAG GATTGGGTCTGGCGTTGAACTTCCAGCCCTCTCTGATAATGCTGAACCGCTACTTCAGTGAGAAGCGTCCACTGGCCAATGGCTTAGCAGCTGCTGGGAGCCCTGTTGCCCTGTGCTGCCTCTCCCCTCTCGGCCAGGTCCTCCAGTACAACTATGGCTGGAGGGGGGGTTTCCTCATATTGGGAGGGATGCTGCTCAACTGCTGTGCCTGTGGGGCCCTTATGAGGCCACTGCTGCCCCCCAAGAAGCTCAAGAGCCTGGAGGAGAGTGGTGACGGAGCCGTGCAGGAGCAGAAAAAGCCCCAGCCAAAGAAGAGGCTGCTGGATTTCAGCGTGTTCAAGGACCGAGGGTTCCTCATCTACACCATAGCAGCCTCTGTTATGGTGCTGGGGTTGTTTGTGCCACCTGTGTTTGTGGTGAGCTACGCCAAAGAGTTGAAATATGAGGACACGAagtctgctctgctgctcaccATCCTGGGATTCGTTGATATGTTTGCTCGGCCCACATGTGGGTTAATAGCGGGGACGAAGTGGATGCGGCCAAAAACTGTCTACCTGTTCAGCTTTGCTATGATCTTCAATGGCTGCACTGACCTCATAGGCTCACAG GCGACCACCTACGTAGGTCTGGTGGTGTTCTGTATCTTCTTTGGTATGTCCTATGGCATGGTGGGAGCTCTGCAGTTTGAGGTCCTAATGGCCATCGTGGGAACAGAGAAGTTCTCCAGTGCTATTGGACTAGTGCTGCTGATGGAGGCTATTGCTGTGCTACTGGGACCCCCTGGAGCAG GTCGCCTGTTGGATGCCACCCACAACTACATGTACGTCTTCTTACTAGCAGGCTGTGAGGTCACGCTATCAGCCTTCATCCTGGCAATAGGCAACTTCCTGTGCATCAGGAAGAAACAGAAGGAGCCGGAGGCCAAGATGGAGATGGCTGTGACCGCGGCCGAGACAGAGGAGCTGAGACGCAGCGAAGACAACGAAGACAGTGAAGTGGTACACAAGGGACAGAACGGAAAAGCGGGCGAGGTGGTGAACATAGTGAAGGGGGCAGTGGAGGAGATCAAAGAGGGCAGCCCTGAAACGTCactgtga